One genomic segment of Erpetoichthys calabaricus chromosome 7, fErpCal1.3, whole genome shotgun sequence includes these proteins:
- the melk gene encoding maternal embryonic leucine zipper kinase codes for MDVDASGDIFQFYELHETIGTGGFAKVKLGRHIITGEKVAVKIMDKKELGDDLPRVKTEIEAMKNLSHQNICRLYHVIETSRRIYMVLEYCPGGELFDYIIAKDRLSENETRIFFRQIVSALAYVHSQGYAHRDLKPENLLIDEEHNLKLIDFGLCAKPKGGLDYHLMTCCGSPAYAAPELIQGRAYIGSEADVWSMGVLLYALLCGFLPFDDDNVMVLYRKITRGKYEIPCWLSPGSVILLDQMMQVDPKKRITLRQLLNHPWLIQGGIGPVEWHSKYPLRYIDDDCITEMAVCYRKSKANMLNMVSEWRYDQTTATYLLLLAKKKRGKPVRLATFFYGDSLFKATNELKSKKNLNFGEEPESTEIPLVLCSMDFLDECAFIEDPTFVPLSPRKNQRTKYPSESSSRDTEYTTSCKQKESRNVENKENINSVCQKTAEPFVLPAPKTPSYKMNSVGKKNILMTPNKNTTANFKTGNVCVKETPTKKYADLINTNNLATFSLSPERRSRSLEIDPEQDQLGSAQKKKGTKVFGSLERGLDKMITMLTPSKKKGSMKDGPRKIKAQYNVTSTNMVNADLVLNQIISILPEKNVDYTQKGYTLKCKTQSDFGKVTMQFELEVCQLSKPEVVGIRRQRLKGDAWVYKRLVEDILTCSNV; via the exons GATGATCTACCTCGAGTCAAGACTGAGATTGAAGCAATGAAAAATCTTAGTCATCAGAATATCTGTCGTCTGTATCATGTTATTGAGACATCTAGGCGAATATACATGGTTTTAGAG tattgtCCTGGAGGAGAATTATTTGATTACATTATTGCCAAAGATCGGTTATCTGAAAATGAAACTAGGATCTTTTTCCGTCAAATTGTTTCTGCACTTGCTTACGTTCACAGCCAAGGTTATGCTCATAGAGACCTGAAACCT gaaaaccTGCTAATTGATGAAGAACATAATCTTAAGCTAATTGATTTTGGTCTTTGTGCAAAACCAAAg GGTGGTTTAGACTATCATCTAATGACTTGCTGTGGAAGCCCAGCCTATGCTGCTCCAGAACTTATTCAGGGAAGGGCCTACATTGGATCTGAG gctgaTGTGTGGAGCATGGGAGTCTTGCTGTATGCTCTGCTTTGTGGATTTCTTCCTTTTGATGATGATAATGTTATGGTTCTATATAGAAAAATTACT AGAGGTAAATATGAGATTCCCTGTTGGCTTTCCCCTGGCAGTGTTATTCTTCTGGATCAAATGATGCAG GTGGACCCAAAGAAGCGTATTACTTTGAGGCAGCTTCTAAACCATCCATGGTTAATTCAGGGAGGCATTGGTCCAGTTGAGTGGCACAGCAAATATCCC CTGAGATATATCGATGATGACTGCATTACAGAAATGGCAGTATGTTATAGGAAATCAAAAGCGAACATGCTCAACATGGTTTCTGag TGGAGATATGATCAAACAACAGCCACTTACCTGCTGCTATTGGCCAAGAAAAAACGAGGAAAGCCTGTACGGTTGGCTACTTTCTTTTATGGCGATTCATTGTTCAAAGCTACTAATGAATTAAAG tctAAGAAAAACCTGAACTTTGGTGAAGAACCAGAGAGTACTGAGATACCACTTGTGCTTTGTTCCATGGACTTTCTTGATGAATGTGCTTTTATTGAAGACCCAACATTTGTTCCCTTATCGCCAAGAAAAAACCAG AGAACAAAATACCCATCTGAATCTAGTAGTAGAGATACAGAGTATACCACTTCCTGTAAACAGAAGGAGTCtagaaatgttgaaaataaagaaaacatcaaTAGTGTCTGCCAAAAAACAGCAGAACCTTTTGTTCTGCCAGCACCGAAGACTCCTTCATATAAGATGAAttcagttggaaaaaaaaatattcttatgaCTCCAAATAAAAATACTACTGCCAATTTCAAAA CAGGAAATGTCTGTGTCAAAGAAACCCCAACGAAGAAGTATGCTGACTTAATCAATACCAATAATCTTGCAACATTTTCCCTTAGTCCAGAGCGAAG GTCACGTTCTTTAGAAATTGACCCTGAACAAGATCAGTTGGGCAgtgcacaaaagaaaaaagggaCAAAGGTATTTGGAAGCCTAGAAAGAGGGCTGGACAAAATGATTACAATGCTCACACCAAGCAAAAAGAAAGGATCTATGAAAGATGGACCAAGAAAAATCAAG GCCCAGTATAATGTAACATCAACTAACATGGTCAATGCAGACCTAGTTCTAAATCAAATTATCAGCATTCTTCCGGAAAAGAATGTGGATTATACTCAGAAAGG ATATACACTAAAATGTAAAACCCAGTCTGACTTTGGCAAGGTTACCATGCAGTTTGAGTTGGAGGTATGTCAACTGAGCAAGCCTGAGGTTGTAGGAATCAGAAGACAGAGGCTTAAAGGAGACGCCTGGGTATACAAGCGTTTAGTAGAAGATATATTAACCTGTTCAAATGTATAA